A stretch of the Streptococcus oralis genome encodes the following:
- a CDS encoding ferredoxin reductase family protein has protein sequence MKSLKGILFIGLSMLLTILAWLSSGASQFLIPGLALTTLSLTFILASRIPLLEAWFNGLEKMYLAHKFTAFLSILLLTLHNFSMGGLWGSHLAAQFGNIAIYIFISIVLVAYLGQYIQYEAWRWIHRLVYLAYIFGLFHVLMIMGNRLLSFSFLGLIFGIYAILGLLAGFYIIFLYQKIGFTYLGKIVGIKRLNHDTTEIAIELSHPFTYEYGQFAFLKIFQKGFESAPHPFTISGGQGRTLYFTIKNSGDHTKNIYDNLQVGSKVAVDRAYGHMTMKHGPKQQIWIAGGIGMTPFISYIREHPILDRNVRFYYSFRGKENAVYLDLLRDYARQNANFDLQLVDSNEKGYLTLDQEEIPDQTTVYMCGPLPMMKALAKQIKKKNPKAKLIYEGFKFK, from the coding sequence ATGAAATCATTAAAAGGTATTTTATTTATCGGACTTAGTATGCTTCTGACCATTCTAGCTTGGCTCAGTTCAGGTGCTAGTCAGTTTCTAATCCCTGGTTTGGCTCTCACTACCCTCTCTCTTACTTTTATACTAGCTAGCCGTATACCCCTGCTTGAGGCTTGGTTTAACGGACTTGAAAAGATGTATCTAGCTCATAAATTCACGGCTTTTCTATCCATTCTCCTACTAACCTTACACAACTTTAGCATGGGCGGTCTCTGGGGTTCGCATTTGGCCGCCCAGTTTGGAAATATCGCTATCTATATCTTTATCAGCATTGTTCTGGTTGCCTATCTGGGACAATATATCCAGTATGAAGCATGGAGATGGATTCATCGATTGGTTTATCTAGCCTATATCTTTGGTCTCTTTCATGTTTTGATGATTATGGGAAATCGCCTCCTCTCCTTTAGTTTCCTAGGTCTTATCTTTGGAATCTATGCTATTTTAGGCTTGCTTGCAGGTTTTTATATTATTTTCCTTTATCAAAAGATCGGTTTCACCTATCTTGGAAAAATCGTAGGAATCAAACGCCTCAACCACGATACGACTGAAATTGCAATAGAGCTCAGTCATCCTTTCACCTACGAATATGGACAATTTGCCTTTCTAAAAATTTTCCAAAAAGGTTTTGAGTCTGCTCCACACCCTTTCACCATCTCAGGAGGGCAAGGACGAACACTTTATTTTACGATTAAAAACTCTGGCGACCACACTAAGAATATCTATGACAATCTTCAAGTTGGTAGCAAGGTTGCGGTTGATCGCGCCTATGGACATATGACTATGAAACATGGTCCAAAGCAGCAAATCTGGATCGCAGGTGGAATTGGAATGACTCCTTTCATCTCTTATATCCGAGAACACCCTATCCTAGACAGAAACGTCCGCTTCTACTATAGTTTCCGTGGAAAGGAAAATGCTGTCTACCTAGATCTACTTCGTGACTACGCCCGTCAAAATGCTAACTTTGACCTGCAGCTGGTCGATAGCAATGAAAAAGGATACCTGACTTTGGATCAAGAAGAAATCCCTGACCAGACTACAGTCTATATGTGTGGACCTCTTCCTATGATGAAGGCCCTTGCCAAGCAAATCAAGAAAAAGAATCCCAAAGCAAAACTCATTTACGAAGGTTTCAAGTTTAAATAA
- a CDS encoding MBL fold metallo-hydrolase, which translates to MKIHKTVNPVAYENTYYLEGDQHLIVVDPGSHWEAIRKTIEKTNKPVCAILLTHTHYDHIMSLDLVRKTFGNPPVYVAESEASWLYTPVDNLSGLPRHDDMADVVCKPAEHTFVFHEEYQLEEFHFTVLPTPGHSIGGVSLVFPDSHLVLTGDALFRETIGRTDLPTGSTEQLLHSIQTQLFTLPNYDVYPGHGPATTIAHEKTFNPFF; encoded by the coding sequence ATGAAAATCCATAAAACCGTGAATCCCGTTGCTTATGAAAACACTTATTATCTGGAAGGAGACCAACACCTGATTGTGGTTGACCCAGGTAGCCATTGGGAAGCTATTCGCAAGACTATTGAGAAAACCAACAAACCAGTCTGTGCGATTCTCCTGACCCACACCCACTACGACCATATTATGAGTCTGGACTTGGTGCGTAAGACTTTTGGAAATCCTCCAGTTTATGTCGCAGAGAGTGAAGCATCTTGGCTTTATACTCCAGTCGATAATCTCTCTGGTCTCCCTCGTCATGATGATATGGCAGATGTCGTCTGTAAACCAGCAGAACACACCTTTGTCTTTCATGAGGAATACCAGCTTGAGGAATTTCATTTTACTGTTCTACCAACCCCAGGCCACTCTATTGGCGGTGTTTCCCTAGTCTTTCCTGACTCCCATCTAGTCTTGACCGGAGATGCCCTATTCCGTGAGACCATTGGACGGACAGACCTTCCTACAGGCAGCACGGAACAACTCCTCCATAGCATTCAGACGCAACTCTTCACTCTTCCTAACTACGATGTCTATCCTGGGCATGGTCCAGCTACGACCATCGCTCACGAAAAGACCTTTAATCCCTTTTTCTAG